In Sorghum bicolor cultivar BTx623 chromosome 10, Sorghum_bicolor_NCBIv3, whole genome shotgun sequence, one genomic interval encodes:
- the LOC8071336 gene encoding mitogen-activated protein kinase 1 produces MDGGGQPPDTEMTDAGAGGGGQQPPPAQQQPQQAAGGGGMMENIQATLSHGGRFIQYNIFGNVFEVTAKYKPPILPIGKGAYGIVCSALNSETAEQVAIKKIANAFDNKIDAKRTLREIKLLRHMDHENIVAIRDIIPPPQREAFNDVYIAYELMDTDLHQIIRSNQALSEEHCQYFLYQILRGLKYIHSANVLHRDLKPSNLLLNANCDLKICDFGLARTTSETDFMTEYVVTRWYRAPELLLNSSEYTAAIDVWSVGCIFMELMDRKPLFPGRDHVHQLRLLMELIGTPNEADLDFVNENARRYIRQLPRHARQSFPEKFPHVQPLAIDLVEKMLTFDPRQRITVEGALAHPYLASLHDISDEPVCSMPFSFDFEQHALSEEQMKDLIYQEALAFNPDYQ; encoded by the exons ATGGACGGCGGGGGGCAGCCCCCGGACACGGAGATGACGGACGCCGGCGCGGGCGGCGGGgggcagcagccgccgccggcgcagcagcagccgcagcagGCGGCAGGCGGGGGCGGGATGATGGAGAACATCCAGGCGACGCTCAGCCACGGCGGCCGCTTCATCCAGTACAACATCTTCGGCAACGTGTTCGAGGTCACCGCCAAGTACAAGCCCCCCATCCTCCCCATCGGCAAGGGCGCCTACGGCATCGTCTG CTCGGCGCTCAACTCCGAGACGGCGGAGCAGGTGGCCATCAAGAAGATCGCCAACGCCTTCGACAACAAGATCGATGCCAAGCGCACCCTCCGCGAGATCAAGCTGCTCCGCCACATGGACCACGAGAAT ATTGTTGCAATAAGGGATATCATACCTCCTCCGCAGAGGGAGGCATTCAATGATGTGTATATTGCTTATGAATTGATGGATACTGATCTGCATCAAATTATTCGTTCAAATCAAGCTTTGTCAGAGGAGCACTGTCAG TATTTTCTTTATCAAATTCTTCGTGGCTTGAAGTATATACATTCAGCAAATGTTCTTCACCGTGACTTGAAGCCTAGCAATCTTCTTTTGAATGCAAACTGTGACCTCAAGATATGTGATTTTGGGCTTGCTCGAACCACCTCAGAAACTGATTTTATGACTGAATATGTTGTCACAAGATGGTACAGAGCACCAGAGCTTTTGTTGAACTCCTCTGAATATACTGCTGCCATTGATGTGTGGTCTGTGGGTTGTATATTTATGGAACTGATGGACCGAAAACCCCTGTTTCCTGGAAGAGACCATGTCCATCAGCTACGTCTACTAATGGAG CTCATTGGGACACCGAATGAGGCTGATCTTGATTTTGTAAATGAGAATGCAAGAAGATATATCCGCCAACTTCCCCGGCATGCTAGACAGtcctttcctgaaaaatttCCACATGTTCAACCTTTAGCAATTGACCTGGTGGAAAAGATGCTGACTTTTGATCCTAGACAGAGAATAACTG TTGAAGGCGCACTTGCACACCCTTACTTGGCATCACTTCATGACATAAGTGATGAGCCAGTCTGCTCAATGCCCTTCAGCTTTGACTTTGAGCAGCATGCATTGtctgaagaacaaatgaaggatCTGATCTACCAAGAGGCTCTTGCATTCAACCCTGATTACCAGTAG